The sequence CCTGCTGGTCATCGATTCCTCCAGTGGAACCTGTGTCGCGACGTGTTCGCGGCGAACATTGACGAGCACTTCCCCTGACGAAGGGGCAGCGAGTCGGACGAGAGGGCTCAGCGGTTCCCGTCGGGAGCGGTGCCGGGCCGGCCTCCCCCCGCTGTCATCGCGGGGCCGGTGCGGGGTCGAGCAGGATCACGATCCCGTCGTCCTCCCGCTGATCGAACACCTCCGGCCTCCCGCTGATCGAACACCTCCGGCGCGATCGGCACGCACTGGCCGGCACCGCGGCACCTGACCTCGTCCACGGTGACTTTCAAGGTCCGTTCCTCCTCTGCCTGCGGTCCGCCGAGGTGCGGCGGCTCCGGTTACGGAAGGGGCCGCCGCGGATCCTCACGGGCAGGACGTGACCGGCGCCAGCCACAGCCCGACGATCGCGTCGATCAACCCGGTCGCGGCGTCGTGCCAGCTGGACCGGGGAGTGAGGGAGCCCTCGGCGAGAGCGCGCTCACGCTCGGCGTACATGTGCACCATCAGCTGGCGGGCCATGTCACCGCGCTCGGCACGCACCTCGACCGGCAGGTCGGGAAGGCACCGGTTCAGCCCGTCGAGGACCTGGTGCAACGACGGCGAGGTGAGAGACTCGGCGACCATGATCCCGCGGATTGCGGGGTCGGTCATCACCTGGGCACCGAACCGGGCGTACCACGTGGGGCTGCCCAGTGCGGCCAGATGCTCGGCGCTCGGGCGCACCAGGCAGGCCACCCAGTCGCGCACATTCGAGCTGTCGCCGATCTCGGCCAGCATCCGCAAGCGCACCTGCTCGATCTGCTCGGCGTGTTTGCGCACTATGGCGCGGACCAGATCGGCCTTGGTACCGAAGTGATAGCCGACCGCGGCGTTGTTTCCCTGCCCCGCGGCCTCGCTGACCTGGCGGTTGGACACGGCGAACACCCCGTGCTCGGCGAACAACCGCTCCGCCGCCGTCAGGATCGACTCCCGCGTCGCACCGACCCGCTCGGCCCGGACAGTCCTGCCGGCCATGGTCACCACCTCACCGGGACTTCGCGCGGCCCGCCGGCGGCGAGCCCCTCGACCTGGCGCGGCTCTTCCACCGGACCGGCGACAAGCAGTGTCGCGTCGCCGGGAATCGGACAGCTCGGCATCGGCCCGCCGCCATCATGACCCACCATGACCTCCCCCCAACCGGCCTTCAGCTCATGGCCAGTTAACCTGGGCTGCTAATTTAAGTCAAGCGACTGCTTTAAAGTCTGTCGAGTCGTGCGATCCGCAACTGCCGAGCCGGAGGCTTCCCCATGCCCCATGTCCCCACCGAACCCGCCGAACCCGCCGGGGCGGCCGCCTTGCCGCGGGCGAACACCGTCGTGGTGGTGCTCGCCCTCGCCGGGATCGTGGTCTCGCTGATGCAGACCCTGGTGATCCCGCTGATCCCCCAGCTCCCGAAACTCCTGAGCGCCTCGGCGGCCGACACCAGCTGGGCGATCACCGCCACGCTGCTCGCGGGCGCCGTCGCGACGCCGGTGGTGGGACGGCTGGGAGACATGTACGGCAAGCGGCTCATGCTCCTGATCAGCATTGCCCTGCTGGTGACCGGTTCGGTCGTCGCCGCTCTCAGCCACACCTTGGCGCCCATGGTCGTCGGACGGGCGCTTCAGGGACTGGCAGCCGGTGTCATCCCGCTGGGGATCAGCATCATGCGCGACGAACTGCCGAGCGAACGGCTCGGCGCGGCGACCGCGCTGATGAGCGCCTCGCTGGGCGTGGGCGGCGCGCTCGGCCTGCCTGCCGCCGCCCTCCTGGCCGAATACACCGACTGGCACGTGCTGTTCTGGGTGTCGGCGGGTCTCGGCGCCCTCGCCGCCGTGCTCGTGCTGACGCTCGTGCCGGAGTCCGCGGTCCGCAGCGGAGGCCGCTTCGACCTGGTAGGTGCGGCCGGACTGTCGGCCGGGCTGTTCTGCCTGCTGCTGGTGATCTCCAAGGGCGCCGACTGGGGCTGGACCAGTGCCCTCACCACCGGCCTGTTCGGGGCCTCGGTCGTCGTGCTGGTGCTGTGGGGCTGGTGGGAACTGCGCACCAGGGAACCGCTGGTGGACCTGCGCACCACCGCACGCCGCCAGGTGCTGTTCACCAACCTCGCGTCCGCCGTGTTCGGGTTCGCGATGTTCGCGATGTCCCTGGTGCTCCCGCAACTCCTGCAACTGCCGGAGGCCACCGGCTACGGGCTGGGACAGTCGATGCTGGCCATGGGTCTGGTGATGGCACCTTCCGGGCTGGTGATGATGGCCATGGCGCCGCTGTCCGCGCGGGTCTCGAAAGCCAGGGGCCCCAAGGTGACGCTGATGCTCGGCGCCGTCGTGGTCGCCGCCGGCTACGGCCTGAGCGTCGCAATGATGTCCGCCATATGGCATCTCGTGCTCGTCTCCGCCGTGATCGGAGCCGGCATCGGTCTCGCGTACGGGGCGATGCCCGCGCTCATCATGGCGGCCGTACCCATGTCGGAGACAGCCGCCGCCAACAGCCTCAACACGCTGATGCGGTCCATCGGCACCTCGACCTCCAGCGCGGCGGCCGGCGTCGTCCTGGCCCAGATGACCATCACGCTCGGCTCCGCCACCGTCCCCTCCGAGAACGGCTTGCGCCTGGTCATGGCCATCGGCGCG comes from Streptosporangium roseum DSM 43021 and encodes:
- a CDS encoding TetR/AcrR family transcriptional regulator; amino-acid sequence: MAGRTVRAERVGATRESILTAAERLFAEHGVFAVSNRQVSEAAGQGNNAAVGYHFGTKADLVRAIVRKHAEQIEQVRLRMLAEIGDSSNVRDWVACLVRPSAEHLAALGSPTWYARFGAQVMTDPAIRGIMVAESLTSPSLHQVLDGLNRCLPDLPVEVRAERGDMARQLMVHMYAERERALAEGSLTPRSSWHDAATGLIDAIVGLWLAPVTSCP
- a CDS encoding MFS transporter — protein: MPHVPTEPAEPAGAAALPRANTVVVVLALAGIVVSLMQTLVIPLIPQLPKLLSASAADTSWAITATLLAGAVATPVVGRLGDMYGKRLMLLISIALLVTGSVVAALSHTLAPMVVGRALQGLAAGVIPLGISIMRDELPSERLGAATALMSASLGVGGALGLPAAALLAEYTDWHVLFWVSAGLGALAAVLVLTLVPESAVRSGGRFDLVGAAGLSAGLFCLLLVISKGADWGWTSALTTGLFGASVVVLVLWGWWELRTREPLVDLRTTARRQVLFTNLASAVFGFAMFAMSLVLPQLLQLPEATGYGLGQSMLAMGLVMAPSGLVMMAMAPLSARVSKARGPKVTLMLGAVVVAAGYGLSVAMMSAIWHLVLVSAVIGAGIGLAYGAMPALIMAAVPMSETAAANSLNTLMRSIGTSTSSAAAGVVLAQMTITLGSATVPSENGLRLVMAIGAGAALVAFALAAFLPGRRPASATPTTHTASAVPAEAAP